From a region of the Georgenia yuyongxinii genome:
- a CDS encoding DNA-formamidopyrimidine glycosylase family protein — protein MPEMPEVEGLVQFLREHTAGRAVAAVEVGAISALKTFSPAPTALVRRVVRDVTRHGKWLDIATVAGAAAPEADDGELHLVFHLAKAGWLRWYDEVPKTTVKPGRSPIALRVRLDDGAGFDLTEAGTRKRLAVHVVADPQDVPQVATLGVEPADLTLEGLRGLLAARNQQIKGLLRDQSVIAGIGNAYSDEILHAARMSPFALTKTFDDDASARLHAAIGEVLTAAVAEAAGRPAAELKDAKRRGMRVHGRTGLPCPVCGDTVREVSFADSALQYCPTCQTGGKPLADRRMSKLLK, from the coding sequence ATGCCGGAGATGCCGGAGGTCGAGGGGCTCGTCCAGTTCCTGCGCGAGCACACGGCCGGCCGGGCCGTGGCGGCCGTCGAGGTCGGGGCGATCAGCGCCCTGAAGACCTTCTCCCCTGCGCCCACGGCGCTCGTGAGACGCGTGGTCCGGGACGTCACCCGGCACGGCAAGTGGCTCGACATCGCCACCGTCGCGGGCGCCGCGGCCCCGGAGGCGGACGACGGCGAGCTGCACCTGGTCTTCCACCTCGCCAAGGCGGGCTGGCTGCGCTGGTACGACGAGGTGCCCAAGACGACGGTCAAGCCCGGCCGCTCCCCCATCGCGCTGCGCGTGCGGCTCGACGACGGCGCCGGCTTCGACCTCACCGAGGCGGGCACCCGTAAACGGCTGGCGGTGCACGTGGTCGCCGACCCTCAGGACGTGCCGCAGGTGGCCACCCTTGGCGTGGAACCGGCCGACCTCACGCTCGAGGGGCTGCGCGGGCTGCTGGCGGCCCGCAACCAGCAGATCAAGGGGCTGCTGCGCGACCAGTCGGTCATCGCCGGGATCGGGAACGCCTACTCCGACGAGATCCTCCACGCCGCGAGGATGAGCCCGTTCGCGCTCACCAAGACGTTCGACGACGACGCCTCCGCCCGCCTGCACGCCGCGATCGGCGAGGTGCTCACCGCCGCCGTCGCCGAGGCCGCGGGTCGGCCGGCGGCGGAGCTGAAGGACGCCAAGCGGCGCGGCATGCGGGTGCACGGGCGGACCGGACTGCCCTGCCCGGTGTGCGGCGACACGGTGCGGGAGGTCTCGTTCGCCGACTCGGCGCTGCAGTACTGCCCCACCTGCCAGACCGGCGGGAAGCCGCTGGCAGACCGGCGGATGTCGAAGCTGCTGAAGTGA
- a CDS encoding proline--tRNA ligase, producing the protein MSSLFVRTLREDPADAEVASHKLLVRAGYIRRAAPGIYSWLPLGLKVLGKVEQIVREEMDAIGAQEVHFPALLPKEPYEATGRWVEYGPNIFRLQDRKSADYLLAPTHEEMFTLLVKDLYSSYKDLPLALYQIQTKYRDEARPRAGLIRGREFIMKDAYSFDVDDAGLDRSYDLQRQAYQRIFARLGLEHVIVKAMSGAMGGSRSEEFLHPTPIGEDTFVRSPGGYTANVEAVTTPVPDPIPFDGLPAAEVLDTPDSQTIETLVDAANRLHPREDRPWEAADTLKNVVLALVHPDGLREIIAVGLPGDREVDLKRLQAGVEPAEVQPATEDDLKGRTELVKGYIGPAVLGPNGAPRTLDDAGRVTAGAMRYLLDPRVVPGTAWVTGADADGKHVFNLVAGRDFTADGTIEAAEVRAGDPAPDGSGPLELARGIEIGHIFALGRKYAQALDLKVLDANGKAVVVTMGSYGIGITRALAALAEANNDEHGLVWPMQVAPAHVHVLATGKDQQVFEVAERLSRELEAAGVEVLYDDRPKVSAGVKFADAELLGVPLSVVVGRSLADGVVEVRTRATGEREEIAPELAVARARELVDAALAG; encoded by the coding sequence ATGTCGTCCCTTTTTGTTCGGACCCTGCGCGAGGACCCCGCCGACGCCGAGGTGGCCAGCCACAAGCTGCTCGTGCGGGCCGGCTACATCCGCCGGGCCGCCCCCGGCATCTACTCCTGGCTGCCGCTGGGCCTGAAGGTCCTCGGCAAGGTCGAGCAGATCGTCCGCGAGGAGATGGACGCCATCGGCGCGCAGGAGGTGCACTTCCCGGCGCTGCTGCCCAAGGAGCCCTACGAAGCCACCGGCCGCTGGGTGGAGTACGGGCCGAACATCTTCCGCCTACAGGACCGCAAGAGCGCGGACTACCTCCTCGCACCCACCCACGAGGAGATGTTCACGCTCCTGGTCAAGGACCTGTACTCCTCGTACAAGGACCTGCCGCTCGCGCTGTACCAGATCCAGACCAAGTACCGCGACGAGGCCCGGCCCCGCGCCGGCCTGATCCGCGGCCGCGAGTTCATCATGAAGGACGCCTACTCCTTCGACGTCGACGACGCCGGCCTGGATCGGTCCTACGACCTCCAGCGCCAGGCCTACCAGCGCATCTTCGCCAGGCTCGGCCTGGAGCACGTCATCGTCAAGGCCATGAGCGGGGCGATGGGCGGCTCGCGCAGCGAGGAGTTCCTCCACCCCACCCCCATCGGCGAGGACACCTTCGTCCGCTCACCCGGCGGCTACACCGCCAACGTCGAGGCGGTCACCACCCCGGTGCCCGACCCGATCCCGTTCGACGGTCTGCCCGCCGCAGAGGTCCTCGACACCCCGGACTCGCAGACGATCGAGACCCTCGTCGACGCGGCCAACCGCCTCCACCCGCGCGAGGACCGGCCCTGGGAGGCCGCCGACACCCTCAAGAACGTCGTGCTCGCCCTGGTCCACCCCGACGGGCTGCGCGAGATCATTGCCGTCGGCCTGCCCGGTGACCGCGAGGTGGATCTCAAGCGCCTCCAGGCCGGCGTCGAGCCCGCCGAGGTCCAGCCCGCCACGGAGGACGACCTCAAGGGCCGCACCGAGCTGGTCAAGGGCTACATCGGCCCGGCCGTCCTCGGCCCGAACGGTGCCCCACGCACCCTCGACGACGCCGGGCGCGTCACCGCCGGGGCGATGCGCTACCTCCTCGACCCGCGCGTGGTCCCGGGCACCGCGTGGGTGACCGGCGCCGACGCCGACGGCAAGCACGTGTTCAACCTCGTCGCCGGCCGGGACTTCACCGCCGACGGCACCATCGAGGCCGCCGAGGTCCGGGCGGGCGACCCCGCGCCCGACGGCTCCGGCCCGCTCGAGCTGGCCCGGGGCATCGAGATCGGCCACATCTTCGCCCTCGGCCGCAAGTACGCCCAGGCCCTGGACCTGAAGGTGCTCGACGCCAACGGCAAGGCCGTGGTCGTGACGATGGGTTCCTACGGCATCGGCATCACCCGCGCCCTCGCCGCGCTCGCGGAGGCCAACAACGACGAACACGGCCTCGTCTGGCCCATGCAGGTGGCGCCCGCCCACGTCCACGTGCTCGCCACCGGCAAGGACCAGCAGGTCTTCGAGGTGGCCGAGCGGCTGTCCCGGGAGCTGGAGGCGGCGGGCGTGGAGGTCCTCTACGACGACCGCCCGAAGGTCTCGGCCGGTGTGAAGTTCGCCGACGCCGAGCTGCTGGGCGTCCCGCTCAGCGTGGTCGTCGGCCGGAGCCTGGCCGACGGCGTGGTGGAGGTGCGTACCCGGGCCACCGGCGAGCGGGAGGAGATCGCGCCGGAGCTCGCCGTCGCGCGTGCGCGGGAGCTGGTGGACGCGGCCCTGGCCGGCTAG
- a CDS encoding DUF4439 domain-containing protein: protein MRTPALTSPADHVPVAVRGGARRRRRVLAAAAAAALLAGCGAVRLDTPPTLPASPDAAEVARQDEAVRAATIEQTVLQVTADDADAGLLQEVRAHAEAHTDALGGVWVAWPEGAPEDVATPEVSTAAPTAEPTASDVLALLTAGAGSAREAALTADDDAVAAAMLAISLSRSADAADLAAATGAEAPASSAAPLTPEALLARGADGPTVLVLDSARFALETVAARSDGGARERATARAAYLQELVDTALAAGAPDPREGAYDLSVGEVGRDAAGGVPGDGAATTDPALTAEQAVAVAAEERLVRHWTFSLGLVGPHEREALVAAAEDAAEQVRAWGGRLPALPGIG, encoded by the coding sequence ATGCGCACCCCTGCCCTGACCTCCCCTGCCGACCACGTCCCGGTTGCTGTGCGGGGCGGTGCGCGGCGCCGTCGGCGCGTGCTCGCGGCGGCCGCCGCAGCGGCCCTGCTGGCGGGCTGCGGGGCGGTCCGGCTGGACACCCCACCGACCCTGCCGGCCAGCCCCGACGCCGCCGAGGTGGCGCGTCAGGACGAGGCGGTGAGGGCGGCGACGATCGAGCAGACCGTGTTGCAGGTCACGGCCGACGACGCCGACGCGGGCCTGCTGCAGGAGGTGCGCGCCCACGCCGAGGCGCACACCGACGCCCTCGGCGGGGTGTGGGTGGCGTGGCCGGAGGGGGCGCCGGAGGACGTCGCCACCCCCGAGGTCTCCACCGCCGCCCCGACGGCGGAGCCCACCGCCTCGGACGTGCTCGCCCTGCTCACCGCGGGCGCCGGCAGCGCCCGTGAGGCGGCCCTGACCGCGGACGACGACGCGGTCGCCGCGGCGATGCTAGCCATCTCGCTCTCCCGCTCGGCCGATGCCGCCGACCTGGCGGCCGCGACGGGGGCCGAGGCTCCGGCGTCCTCCGCCGCACCCCTGACGCCCGAGGCGCTGCTGGCGCGGGGCGCCGACGGGCCCACCGTGCTGGTCCTCGACTCCGCCCGCTTCGCCCTCGAGACCGTGGCGGCCCGCAGCGATGGCGGAGCCCGGGAGCGGGCGACGGCGCGGGCGGCCTACCTGCAGGAGCTCGTGGACACGGCGCTTGCCGCCGGGGCGCCGGACCCGCGCGAAGGTGCCTACGACCTGTCCGTGGGCGAGGTCGGCCGGGACGCGGCCGGTGGGGTACCGGGCGACGGCGCGGCGACCACGGACCCCGCGCTGACGGCGGAGCAGGCGGTCGCCGTCGCCGCGGAGGAACGACTCGTGCGGCACTGGACGTTCAGCCTCGGCCTCGTCGGCCCTCACGAACGCGAGGCGCTGGTCGCCGCGGCGGAGGACGCCGCGGAACAGGTCCGTGCCTGGGGTGGCCGGCTGCCGGCCCTGCCCGGGATCGGCTGA
- a CDS encoding ribosome maturation factor RimP, with translation MSPARATDLPGRLRAALEPVVDAAGLFLEDASAAAAGRRKIVRVVIDLPDGPGGVDSDKLSDVSREISRVLDDVDLLEGAYTLEVSTPGADRPLTEPRHYRRAVGRLVAVHTTGGGQVTGRLQEADDGGITLDVDGRRETLGYPAIDRARVEIELNRPETA, from the coding sequence ATGAGCCCCGCCCGAGCCACCGACCTGCCAGGCCGCCTCCGGGCCGCCCTCGAGCCGGTCGTCGACGCCGCGGGGCTGTTCCTGGAGGATGCGTCGGCCGCCGCGGCCGGCCGCCGCAAGATCGTGCGCGTGGTCATCGACCTGCCCGACGGCCCCGGCGGGGTGGACTCCGACAAGCTCTCCGACGTCTCCCGCGAGATCTCCCGGGTCCTCGACGACGTCGACCTGCTCGAAGGCGCCTACACGCTCGAGGTCTCCACCCCCGGCGCCGACCGCCCGCTGACCGAGCCACGGCACTACCGCCGCGCCGTCGGCCGACTGGTCGCCGTGCACACCACCGGCGGTGGTCAGGTGACCGGGCGGCTGCAGGAGGCGGACGACGGCGGCATCACGCTCGACGTCGACGGGCGCCGGGAGACCCTCGGGTACCCCGCGATCGACCGCGCGCGGGTCGAGATCGAGCTCAACCGCCCCGAGACAGCCTGA
- the nusA gene encoding transcription termination factor NusA, which yields MDIDMTALRLIESERGISFDVLVRAIEDALLLAYHRSPGAMDKARVELDRRSGRVTVLATEVDEDGNDAGEFDDTPSDFGRIATATARSVIVQRLRDAEDEQVMGNYRDKAGELISGIVQQGRDPRVVLVDIGDLEAVLPAHEQVPTEKYVHGDRLRAYVLDVTRGPKGPSVTLSRTHPNLVRKLFALEVPEVADGSVEIMALAREAGHRTKIAVRANVPGLNAKGACIGPMGQRVRAVMTELAGEKIDIVDYSDDPARFVASALSPSRVSSVEVVDADARAARVVVPDYQLSLAIGKEGQNARLAARLTGWRIDIHADTEADEAAAGADSEADAAAAEIPGAAESTSTQDERPSGAQG from the coding sequence ATGGACATCGACATGACCGCACTGCGGCTGATCGAGAGCGAACGCGGCATCAGCTTCGACGTGCTCGTCCGGGCGATCGAGGACGCCCTCCTGCTGGCCTACCACCGCAGCCCCGGCGCGATGGACAAGGCCCGGGTGGAGCTGGACCGGCGCAGCGGGCGGGTCACGGTGCTGGCGACCGAGGTGGACGAGGACGGGAACGACGCCGGCGAGTTCGACGACACCCCATCCGACTTCGGCCGCATCGCGACCGCGACGGCACGGTCCGTCATCGTCCAGCGCCTGCGCGACGCCGAGGACGAGCAGGTGATGGGCAACTACCGGGACAAGGCCGGTGAGCTCATCAGCGGCATCGTCCAGCAGGGCCGCGACCCTCGGGTCGTGCTCGTGGACATCGGCGACCTCGAGGCCGTGCTGCCCGCACACGAGCAGGTCCCCACCGAGAAGTACGTCCACGGAGACCGGCTGCGCGCCTACGTGCTCGACGTCACCCGCGGCCCGAAGGGCCCCTCCGTCACTCTCTCGCGCACCCACCCCAACCTCGTGCGCAAGCTGTTCGCGCTCGAGGTGCCCGAGGTCGCCGACGGCAGCGTGGAGATCATGGCCCTCGCCCGCGAGGCGGGGCACCGCACCAAGATCGCCGTCCGAGCGAACGTGCCGGGCCTCAACGCCAAGGGCGCCTGCATCGGCCCCATGGGCCAGCGGGTGCGTGCCGTGATGACCGAGCTGGCCGGCGAGAAGATCGACATCGTGGACTACTCCGACGACCCCGCCAGGTTTGTCGCCAGCGCGCTCTCGCCCTCACGGGTGAGCAGCGTCGAGGTGGTCGACGCCGACGCCCGCGCCGCCCGCGTCGTCGTGCCCGACTACCAGCTCTCCCTGGCCATCGGCAAGGAGGGGCAGAACGCCCGGCTCGCCGCCCGCCTGACGGGATGGCGCATCGACATCCACGCCGACACCGAGGCCGACGAGGCCGCCGCCGGGGCCGACAGCGAGGCCGACGCGGCCGCCGCGGAGATCCCGGGTGCCGCCGAGTCGACTTCGACACAGGATGAGCGGCCCTCCGGCGCGCAGGGGTAG
- a CDS encoding YlxR family protein, with protein sequence MSTSSETPTPFTGPVRTCVGCRERAPRSALVRLVLDTATHVATVDVGRSAPGRGAWLHPSRDCLDLALRRRAIPRALRAAGPVDTGPAGEWFDQNARAAQDAPTGNESSKKKAGWKPMGTR encoded by the coding sequence ATGAGTACAAGCAGCGAGACACCTACGCCCTTCACCGGGCCGGTGCGCACCTGCGTGGGGTGCCGGGAACGGGCCCCGAGGTCGGCCCTGGTCCGCCTCGTCCTCGACACCGCCACCCACGTGGCGACGGTGGACGTAGGGCGCAGCGCTCCAGGGCGGGGCGCCTGGCTCCACCCGAGCCGGGACTGCCTGGACCTCGCCCTCAGGCGCCGGGCAATCCCGCGGGCCCTGCGTGCAGCAGGCCCGGTGGACACCGGCCCGGCGGGTGAGTGGTTCGACCAGAACGCCCGTGCGGCGCAAGATGCGCCCACGGGGAACGAGTCATCGAAGAAGAAAGCGGGTTGGAAGCCGATGGGCACCCGATGA
- the infB gene encoding translation initiation factor IF-2: protein MAKVRVHELAKELGVDSKTVLAKLREQGEFVKSASSTIEAPVIRRLREAFPAKAAEEPASKSGAPAAKPTSKAAPTPGPAKPETPAPAAPAPAAPAPAPAAPAVAPAAPAAEAAPAAPAVPAAPAPQAPAAQAPAPQSPAAPDAAAPSPAAPTPAAAQAAPERPAARTDAPKPGGARPAPEQSRPQAARPGAASRPDEKAPRTSARPGNNPFAPSQGMPRPGGGAGPRPGGPRPGNNPFAASQGMPRPGGTGGPRPGAPRPGGTGGPRPAAAPRPGGPRPNPGMMPGQSSVGRPGAPARAGGGRGRPGAGGPGGGRPGAGGGFAGRPGGGAPGGGGGFAGRPGGGGGRGGRGGTQGAFGRAGGRPVRGRKSKRAKRQEFEQQSAPSIGGVQVPRGDGSTIVRIRAGASLADFADKIDANPASLVTVLFHLGEMATATQSLDEDTFSTLGTELGYVIEIVSPEEEERELLESFDIDLQAEEAGETDEDLMPRPPVVTVMGHVDHGKTKLLDAIRSTDVVAEEHGGITQHIGAYQVTTEHEDVERPITFIDTPGHEAFTAMRARGAQVTDIAILVVAADDGVMPQTVEALNHAQAAGVPIVVAVNKVDKPEANPAKIRQQLTEYNLVTEEYGGDTMFVDVSAKSRTGIDDLLEAVLLTADAALDLRANPDKDARGVAIEANLDKGRGAVATVLVQTGTLHVGDSIVTGTAHGRVRAMFDEHGNTVNEAGPARPVQVLGLQSVPRAGDSFLVAPDDRTARQIADKREAAERAATLAKRRKRVSLEDFTKALEEGKVENLNLIIKGDVSGAVEALEDALLKIDVGEEVALRIIHRGVGAITQNDVNLATVDNAVIIGFNVRPAERVAELADREGVDLKFYSVIYDAIDEVESALKGMLKPEFEEVQLGTAEIRQVFRSSKFGNIAGSIVRSGLIRRNASARLTRDGVVVADKLTIESLRREKDDVTEVREGFECGIGLGAKDVREGDIIETFEMREKPRA from the coding sequence GTGGCAAAGGTCCGCGTCCACGAGCTTGCGAAAGAGCTCGGCGTCGACAGCAAGACGGTGCTCGCGAAGCTTCGCGAGCAAGGGGAGTTCGTGAAGTCGGCGTCGTCGACGATCGAAGCCCCCGTCATCCGTCGGCTGCGCGAGGCATTCCCCGCCAAGGCGGCGGAAGAGCCCGCATCCAAGAGCGGCGCTCCCGCCGCCAAGCCCACGAGCAAGGCCGCCCCCACCCCGGGGCCCGCCAAGCCCGAGACCCCAGCACCGGCCGCCCCGGCCCCAGCCGCTCCGGCCCCGGCCCCGGCCGCTCCCGCGGTCGCGCCCGCGGCTCCGGCAGCAGAGGCCGCACCCGCGGCCCCGGCCGTCCCCGCGGCCCCCGCACCCCAGGCGCCAGCAGCCCAGGCGCCGGCACCGCAGAGCCCGGCCGCGCCGGACGCTGCTGCGCCCAGCCCGGCTGCGCCGACGCCGGCCGCCGCCCAGGCGGCCCCGGAACGCCCCGCGGCGCGCACCGACGCGCCGAAGCCGGGCGGTGCCCGGCCGGCCCCCGAGCAGAGCCGCCCCCAGGCGGCCCGCCCCGGTGCCGCATCCCGACCCGATGAGAAGGCTCCCCGCACGAGCGCGCGTCCGGGCAACAACCCGTTCGCGCCCTCGCAGGGCATGCCGCGGCCCGGTGGCGGCGCTGGCCCGCGTCCCGGCGGTCCGCGTCCGGGTAACAACCCGTTCGCGGCCTCGCAGGGCATGCCCCGGCCGGGTGGCACCGGCGGTCCGCGCCCCGGCGCGCCCCGACCCGGTGGCACCGGTGGCCCGCGTCCCGCGGCAGCGCCCCGTCCGGGCGGTCCCCGCCCGAACCCGGGCATGATGCCCGGTCAGAGCTCGGTGGGACGCCCCGGCGCACCCGCCCGCGCAGGCGGCGGCCGCGGCCGTCCCGGTGCCGGTGGCCCCGGTGGCGGTCGTCCGGGTGCCGGTGGTGGCTTCGCCGGCCGTCCCGGCGGCGGTGCTCCCGGTGGTGGCGGCGGTTTCGCCGGCCGTCCCGGTGGTGGCGGCGGCCGTGGTGGTCGTGGTGGCACGCAGGGCGCCTTCGGGCGCGCCGGTGGCCGCCCGGTGCGCGGACGGAAGTCGAAGCGCGCGAAGCGCCAAGAGTTCGAGCAGCAGTCCGCGCCGTCGATCGGCGGCGTGCAGGTCCCGCGCGGTGACGGCTCCACGATCGTGCGCATCCGCGCCGGCGCCTCGCTGGCGGACTTCGCGGACAAGATCGACGCCAACCCCGCGAGCCTGGTGACGGTGCTCTTCCACCTGGGCGAGATGGCCACGGCCACCCAGTCCCTGGACGAGGACACCTTCTCGACGCTCGGCACGGAGCTGGGCTACGTCATCGAGATCGTGTCTCCCGAGGAGGAGGAGCGCGAGCTCCTCGAGAGCTTCGACATCGACCTCCAGGCCGAGGAGGCCGGGGAGACCGACGAGGACCTCATGCCGCGTCCGCCGGTGGTCACCGTCATGGGTCACGTCGACCACGGCAAGACCAAGCTCCTTGACGCCATCCGGTCCACGGACGTCGTCGCCGAGGAGCACGGCGGCATCACCCAGCACATCGGTGCCTACCAGGTCACGACCGAGCACGAGGACGTCGAGCGCCCGATCACCTTCATCGACACCCCCGGTCACGAGGCCTTCACCGCCATGCGTGCCCGTGGTGCGCAGGTGACGGACATCGCGATCCTCGTGGTCGCCGCGGACGACGGCGTGATGCCCCAGACCGTGGAAGCGCTCAACCACGCCCAGGCGGCCGGTGTGCCGATCGTCGTGGCGGTCAACAAGGTGGACAAGCCGGAGGCCAACCCGGCGAAGATCCGCCAGCAGCTGACCGAGTACAACCTCGTGACCGAGGAGTACGGCGGCGACACCATGTTCGTCGACGTCTCCGCCAAGTCCCGCACGGGCATCGACGACCTCCTCGAGGCCGTCCTGCTCACCGCGGACGCGGCGCTCGACCTGCGGGCGAACCCCGACAAGGACGCGCGCGGCGTGGCCATCGAGGCCAACCTCGACAAGGGCCGCGGCGCCGTCGCGACCGTGCTGGTGCAGACCGGCACGCTGCACGTCGGCGACTCGATCGTGACCGGCACCGCCCACGGGCGCGTACGGGCCATGTTCGACGAGCACGGCAACACCGTGAACGAGGCGGGCCCGGCCCGTCCGGTCCAGGTGCTCGGCCTGCAGTCGGTGCCACGCGCCGGCGACAGCTTCCTCGTCGCGCCCGACGACCGCACCGCCCGGCAGATCGCCGACAAGCGCGAGGCCGCCGAGCGTGCCGCGACGCTGGCCAAGCGCCGCAAGCGGGTCAGCCTGGAGGACTTCACCAAGGCCCTCGAGGAGGGCAAGGTCGAGAACCTCAACCTCATCATCAAGGGTGACGTCTCCGGTGCCGTCGAGGCACTCGAGGACGCCCTGCTCAAGATCGATGTGGGCGAGGAGGTCGCGCTGCGCATCATCCACCGCGGTGTGGGTGCCATCACGCAGAACGACGTCAACCTGGCGACGGTGGACAACGCCGTCATCATCGGCTTCAACGTGCGCCCCGCGGAGCGGGTCGCCGAGCTGGCCGACCGCGAGGGTGTCGACCTGAAGTTCTACTCGGTCATCTACGACGCGATCGACGAGGTGGAGAGCGCGCTCAAGGGCATGCTCAAGCCGGAGTTCGAGGAGGTCCAGCTGGGCACCGCGGAGATCCGTCAGG